A region from the Halosolutus gelatinilyticus genome encodes:
- a CDS encoding helix-turn-helix domain-containing protein — MSTLAEFRLPAADTTLSELFARAPEATVELESAVSRTRPCLWISGVNRTATAAAFEADPSIEAHDLLVERDDRFLYDVTFADGTVTLCDQLLVDGGSLLEAWAADGWWQVEVRYPDRDTLCTVHDGLVDRGVTVDLRRVSDVSKRAGTESRLTPEQQEALEAALENGYFEIPRDISMEELAAELGISHQALSERLRRAYETLVDEELQPAGRQS; from the coding sequence ATGTCGACACTGGCCGAGTTTCGGCTCCCGGCCGCCGACACGACCCTCTCGGAGCTGTTCGCCAGGGCACCCGAGGCGACGGTCGAACTCGAATCGGCGGTCTCGCGCACGCGACCCTGCCTCTGGATCTCGGGAGTCAACCGGACTGCGACCGCGGCAGCGTTCGAAGCGGATCCGTCCATCGAAGCGCACGACCTCCTCGTCGAACGGGACGATCGGTTCCTCTACGACGTGACGTTCGCCGACGGGACGGTGACGCTGTGCGATCAGCTCCTCGTCGACGGCGGCTCGCTCCTCGAAGCGTGGGCCGCCGACGGCTGGTGGCAGGTCGAGGTCAGATATCCCGACCGGGACACGCTCTGTACGGTCCACGATGGGCTCGTCGATCGCGGCGTCACCGTCGACCTCCGGCGCGTCTCCGACGTCTCGAAGCGAGCGGGAACGGAGAGTCGTCTCACTCCCGAACAACAGGAAGCGCTCGAGGCGGCGCTCGAGAACGGCTACTTCGAGATTCCGCGAGATATCTCGATGGAGGAGCTCGCGGCGGAGCTCGGGATCTCACACCAGGCCCTCTCGGAACGGTTGCGACGAGCGTACGAAACCCTGGTCGACGAGGAACTACAACCGGCGGGCAGACAATCGTAG
- a CDS encoding molybdopterin biosynthesis protein: MERKEFRDLATPEEAREAIDSLSLEGGVERVSLADARGRVLVARLDAELDVPGFDRASLDGYALRARDTFGADEAEPARLTIVGEVHAGETPDVEVVEGEAVEISTGAVMPQGADAMVPVERTDRVERGSTDETNGDAAGTEGDDVLIRTSVAPGDNVMFAGADVAAGERALGPGTRITPRDIGLLSALGIDEVPVRAPPTVGIVSTGDELVRPGDDVDSDRGEIYDVNSYTIAAGVEDAGGEAVLYPHAGDDQDEMERVLRVAADECDLVLSSGSTSASAVDVIYRVIEEQGELLLHGVAVKPGKPMLVGRLQNSAYVGLPGYPVSAMMVFRTFVAPAIREAAGLPEPKAATVEGRMARQERYGEGRLRLMPVGLMEDADGETLVYPVDKGSGATTTLAEADGVVAVDPGTDYLDEGEPVTARLFSSDVRPPTLLGVGEDDPTLNRLLDRLENPRYLSIGSRPGLRRLREGVPDVAVVAGPIDRDPGATELGRWEREWGLVVPAGNPAEIEGLADLADRELRFVNRTTDSGLRTSLGRAVADFADERGTDRRDLVDAIDGFELGLRAHESPARTVIDGDADAGLGLRATADRLDLGFVPIGVQSVRVLANPDRVEKRGVAELERTLESVQTDGRSGVESA, encoded by the coding sequence ATGGAACGCAAGGAGTTTCGCGATCTCGCGACCCCCGAGGAGGCACGCGAGGCGATCGACTCGCTCTCGCTCGAAGGCGGCGTCGAACGCGTCTCGCTCGCGGACGCCCGCGGGCGGGTGCTCGTCGCCCGGCTCGACGCCGAACTGGACGTGCCCGGGTTCGATCGGGCGAGCCTGGACGGGTACGCCCTCCGGGCGAGGGACACGTTCGGGGCCGACGAAGCGGAGCCGGCGCGGCTGACGATCGTCGGGGAGGTACACGCCGGCGAGACACCCGACGTCGAGGTCGTCGAGGGCGAAGCCGTCGAGATTTCGACCGGCGCGGTGATGCCCCAGGGCGCGGACGCGATGGTGCCGGTCGAGCGAACCGATCGCGTCGAGCGCGGCTCGACGGACGAGACGAACGGCGACGCCGCGGGTACCGAGGGCGACGACGTCTTGATCCGCACCTCGGTTGCGCCGGGAGACAACGTCATGTTCGCCGGCGCGGACGTCGCCGCGGGCGAACGGGCGCTCGGGCCCGGCACGCGGATCACGCCGCGTGATATCGGCCTCCTCTCGGCGCTGGGGATCGACGAGGTGCCCGTCCGCGCGCCGCCGACGGTCGGCATCGTCTCGACCGGCGACGAACTCGTCCGCCCCGGCGACGACGTCGATAGCGATCGCGGCGAGATCTACGACGTCAACAGCTACACGATCGCGGCGGGCGTCGAAGACGCCGGCGGCGAGGCGGTGCTCTACCCCCACGCCGGAGACGACCAGGACGAGATGGAGCGCGTGCTCCGGGTGGCCGCCGACGAGTGCGACCTCGTCCTCTCCTCGGGATCGACGAGCGCGAGCGCGGTCGACGTCATCTACCGCGTGATCGAGGAGCAAGGCGAGTTGCTGCTCCACGGCGTGGCGGTCAAACCGGGGAAGCCGATGCTGGTCGGCCGATTGCAGAATTCCGCGTACGTCGGCCTGCCGGGGTATCCCGTCTCCGCGATGATGGTCTTCCGGACGTTCGTCGCGCCCGCGATCCGCGAGGCCGCCGGGCTCCCCGAACCGAAGGCGGCGACCGTCGAGGGGCGGATGGCCAGACAGGAACGCTACGGCGAGGGACGGCTTCGGCTGATGCCGGTCGGGCTGATGGAAGACGCCGACGGGGAGACGCTCGTCTACCCCGTCGACAAGGGCAGCGGCGCGACGACCACTCTCGCCGAGGCAGACGGCGTCGTCGCGGTCGACCCCGGAACCGACTACCTCGACGAGGGGGAACCGGTTACCGCCCGGCTGTTCTCTTCGGACGTCCGCCCGCCGACGCTGCTCGGCGTCGGCGAGGACGACCCGACGCTCAACCGGCTTCTCGATCGCCTCGAGAATCCGCGGTACCTCTCGATCGGCTCGCGACCCGGCCTGCGACGGCTCCGCGAGGGCGTCCCCGACGTCGCCGTCGTCGCCGGGCCGATCGATCGAGATCCGGGGGCGACCGAACTCGGGCGCTGGGAGCGCGAGTGGGGGCTCGTCGTTCCCGCGGGCAATCCCGCGGAGATAGAGGGCCTCGCCGACCTCGCGGACCGAGAACTGCGGTTCGTCAACCGGACGACCGACTCGGGCCTGCGGACGAGTCTGGGGCGGGCGGTCGCCGACTTCGCCGACGAGCGCGGGACGGACCGCCGCGACCTCGTCGATGCGATCGACGGCTTCGAACTCGGCTTGCGGGCCCACGAGAGTCCCGCCCGGACGGTCATCGACGGCGACGCCGACGCCGGACTCGGCCTCCGCGCCACCGCCGATCGGCTCGACCTCGGGTTCGTCCCGATCGGCGTGCAGTCCGTCCGCGTCCTGGCGAACCCCGATCGGGTCGAGAAGCGGGGGGTCGCCGAACTCGAGCGCACACTCGAGTCGGTCCAGACCGACGGTCGGTCCGGCGTCGAATCCGCGTAG
- a CDS encoding serine hydrolase domain-containing protein, whose translation MPRLADADRERITDLFDRHLDVGLHHGAQLAVYVDGECVLDLAGGETGPDGDRTTPETRYVLFSCTKPYAAVALHSLVDEGDLEYDDRVVDYWPKFADSGTEKSEITIRQVLSHTAGLQYGEINDRPDRWTDWEASVETVEGMDLVTSPGEEPAYHALTFGWLVGELVRRVAGTPIEVAARERVFDPLGMDDTGIGLREDEPDDVATLVGFEAFDRCRDPGEGLNADYTDLAALFNEEHIHRAVIPAANGLGTARDMARFYACLANGGELDGTRVLSEGAVDEMTALQAETDADGTLSRPARFALGFWKGGTGADPYGSLTPERVFGHAGLGSSVGWADPEENVGFAYVTNGVRDGTYEHVARSRSIADAVRLALR comes from the coding sequence ATGCCGCGACTCGCCGACGCCGATCGCGAGCGGATCACTGACCTGTTCGATCGCCACCTCGACGTCGGGCTCCACCATGGGGCACAACTGGCCGTCTACGTCGACGGCGAGTGCGTCCTGGATCTGGCGGGCGGCGAGACGGGGCCCGACGGCGATCGGACGACGCCGGAGACGCGCTACGTCCTCTTCTCGTGTACCAAGCCGTACGCCGCGGTCGCGTTGCACTCGCTGGTCGACGAGGGGGACCTCGAGTACGACGATCGGGTGGTCGACTACTGGCCGAAATTCGCCGATTCGGGGACGGAAAAATCGGAAATTACGATCCGACAGGTGCTCAGTCACACGGCGGGTCTCCAGTACGGCGAGATCAACGACCGCCCCGATCGCTGGACCGACTGGGAGGCGTCCGTCGAGACGGTCGAGGGGATGGACCTCGTCACGTCGCCCGGCGAGGAACCGGCCTACCACGCGCTCACGTTCGGCTGGCTGGTCGGCGAACTCGTCCGCCGCGTCGCGGGGACGCCGATCGAGGTGGCGGCCCGCGAGCGCGTCTTCGATCCGCTGGGGATGGACGATACCGGGATCGGCCTCCGCGAGGACGAACCCGACGACGTGGCGACGCTCGTCGGCTTCGAGGCGTTCGATCGGTGTCGCGACCCGGGCGAGGGGCTCAACGCCGACTACACCGACCTCGCGGCGCTGTTCAACGAGGAGCACATCCACCGGGCCGTTATCCCCGCCGCGAACGGCCTCGGCACCGCTCGCGATATGGCCCGGTTCTACGCTTGCCTCGCCAACGGGGGCGAACTCGACGGGACGCGCGTCCTCTCGGAAGGGGCGGTCGACGAGATGACCGCCCTCCAGGCGGAGACGGACGCCGACGGCACCCTCTCCCGACCGGCGCGGTTCGCACTCGGCTTCTGGAAGGGGGGCACGGGAGCGGACCCGTACGGTTCGCTGACCCCGGAGCGCGTCTTCGGGCACGCCGGCCTCGGCAGCAGCGTCGGGTGGGCCGATCCCGAGGAGAACGTCGGGTTCGCGTACGTCACTAACGGCGTTCGCGACGGCACCTACGAGCACGTGGCTCGATCGCGGTCGATCGCGGACGCGGTTCGACTGGCTCTTCGGTGA
- a CDS encoding molybdopterin molybdotransferase MoeA, with translation MEGADRERTDAGFKVRTPVDEARRILREAAAPDGECATGTERVEVERADGRTLARSVTAARNVPHYRRAAMDGYAVRASDTFGANERSPEVLRIAEPVGGTDDGHATADRVDPDTAARVHTGSALPEGADAVVMIERVEELDEFGEVEVEDAVAEGENVAAIGEDVEEGQELYEAGHRLRPSDLGLLRSAGYARVEVTQQPTVGVIPTGEELVDADPGPGEVIETNGLTVSRLVERWGGRATYRDVVTDDPESLRVAIQRDLTKDVVVTTGGSSVGERDLLPEVIDDLGEVLVHGVGLKPGHPVCLGVVEETPVLALPGYPVACIVNAVQFLRPTLRWLEGTEPDPHPGVRAELDRKIPSEPGTRTFARVQLEERDPGEDGPRFDAIPTRASGSGVLSSVALADGWVVVDDDREGIPSGETVTVENWEVNP, from the coding sequence ATGGAAGGTGCCGACCGCGAACGAACGGACGCCGGGTTCAAGGTCCGGACCCCCGTCGACGAGGCGCGGCGAATCCTCAGGGAGGCCGCTGCCCCCGACGGGGAGTGTGCGACGGGGACGGAGCGGGTCGAGGTCGAGCGCGCCGACGGGCGAACGCTCGCCCGATCGGTGACCGCGGCGCGGAACGTTCCCCACTACCGGCGAGCGGCGATGGACGGCTACGCCGTCCGCGCGAGCGACACGTTCGGGGCGAACGAGCGATCGCCCGAGGTATTACGGATCGCGGAGCCGGTCGGCGGGACCGACGACGGCCACGCCACCGCCGATCGGGTCGACCCCGACACCGCCGCCCGGGTCCACACCGGGAGCGCGCTTCCCGAGGGCGCGGACGCCGTCGTCATGATCGAACGCGTCGAGGAGCTCGACGAGTTCGGCGAGGTCGAGGTCGAAGACGCCGTCGCCGAGGGCGAGAACGTCGCCGCGATCGGGGAGGACGTTGAGGAGGGCCAGGAACTCTACGAGGCGGGCCACCGACTGCGGCCCTCGGATCTCGGCTTGCTCCGATCGGCGGGCTACGCCCGGGTCGAGGTGACCCAACAGCCGACCGTCGGCGTGATCCCGACGGGCGAGGAGCTCGTCGACGCCGATCCCGGCCCGGGCGAGGTGATCGAGACGAACGGCCTCACCGTCTCCCGGCTGGTCGAGCGCTGGGGCGGCCGCGCCACCTACCGTGACGTCGTCACGGACGATCCCGAGTCGCTGCGGGTCGCGATCCAGCGCGATCTGACCAAGGACGTCGTCGTCACCACCGGCGGCTCCTCGGTCGGCGAACGCGATCTCCTCCCGGAGGTGATCGACGACCTCGGGGAGGTGCTCGTCCACGGCGTCGGCCTCAAACCCGGCCACCCCGTCTGCCTCGGCGTCGTCGAAGAGACCCCCGTCCTCGCGCTGCCCGGCTACCCCGTCGCCTGCATCGTCAACGCCGTCCAGTTCCTCCGCCCGACGCTGCGCTGGCTCGAGGGGACCGAACCCGATCCGCACCCGGGCGTCAGGGCCGAACTCGATCGCAAGATCCCCAGCGAACCCGGCACCAGGACGTTCGCGCGGGTGCAACTCGAGGAACGCGACCCCGGCGAGGACGGTCCGAGATTCGACGCGATCCCCACGCGGGCCAGTGGTTCCGGCGTCCTCTCGAGCGTCGCCCTGGCCGACGGCTGGGTGGTCGTCGACGACGATCGGGAGGGCATCCCGTCGGGCGAGACGGTCACCGTCGAGAACTGGGAAGTCAACCCGTAG
- a CDS encoding Hsp20/alpha crystallin family protein, with amino-acid sequence MSALRDALRELSEDVFFDLLESDDAYLLVIDVPGVSADSLDLSIEDGRIAIDARRAKDRVDDYDYVEENRPLFFEVDLPLPGDATESDAEATVERGVLELRLPKQGTSETSIDVVDGEP; translated from the coding sequence ATGTCAGCGCTCCGTGACGCGTTGCGGGAGCTCTCCGAGGACGTCTTCTTCGATCTGCTGGAGAGCGACGACGCGTACCTGCTCGTTATCGACGTGCCAGGCGTTTCGGCCGACTCGCTCGACCTCTCGATCGAGGACGGGCGCATCGCGATCGACGCCCGTCGGGCGAAAGACCGCGTCGACGACTACGACTACGTAGAGGAGAACCGTCCGCTCTTTTTCGAGGTCGACCTTCCGCTGCCCGGCGATGCGACCGAGTCGGACGCCGAGGCGACGGTCGAACGCGGCGTCCTCGAGTTGCGGTTGCCGAAGCAGGGAACCAGCGAGACCTCCATCGACGTCGTCGACGGCGAGCCCTAA
- a CDS encoding ABC1 kinase family protein produces MFVAYARDRRRFLLFGSPRRVDSATHRRRAEVLLESLLTLGPTFIKLGQLLSTRPDVLPPEYIDVLSALQDEVPPADWDDARRVLEDELGPVEERFTEFETDAISGASLGQVYRARIDGRPEHDESPQPTDEGSRGEVVRDVAVKVRRPNIEDLVESDLRVIRWSLPILMYFVDDSRAFSLENLADEFAKTIREEMDYEREATMLSEIRTNFADDDRFVIPRVIESHSGPRVLTMEYVEGTKITRVEELDRKGIDRTAVAENLQRSYLQMIIDDGVFHADPHPGNLAVADDGRIVFYDFGMSGRVDEFVQDKIVDFYVSVANQDIDGILDALIEIGTLSPDADRGVMAEVMELAIEDARGRDIEQYRVQQIVGQIEDSIYEFPFRLPKNLALVLRVATVVEGVCVTLDPNFDFIATATDYLTERGYREESVRQYLEASGEQLRRSAESLSRLAPKAERTLDRLDRDDLYVRIGVEDSKGVFDTLAKRLIYGMLLTMSLFSMGVLYALEAPQASIVAAVFSVAVLILLYRSFRERTSIRAKPQFTRQNLRQRRRRE; encoded by the coding sequence CTGTTCGTCGCCTACGCGCGCGATCGACGGCGGTTCCTCCTGTTCGGCTCGCCGCGGCGGGTCGACTCGGCGACCCACCGCCGCCGTGCGGAGGTGCTGCTCGAGTCGCTGCTGACGCTGGGACCGACGTTCATCAAACTCGGCCAGTTGCTCTCGACGCGGCCCGACGTGCTCCCGCCGGAGTACATCGACGTGCTCTCCGCGCTGCAGGACGAGGTCCCGCCGGCCGACTGGGACGACGCGAGACGGGTGCTCGAGGACGAACTCGGCCCCGTCGAGGAGCGGTTCACGGAGTTCGAGACGGACGCGATCAGCGGCGCGAGTCTCGGACAGGTGTACCGCGCGCGGATCGACGGCCGCCCGGAGCACGACGAGAGTCCGCAACCGACTGACGAGGGTTCGCGCGGGGAGGTCGTCCGGGACGTCGCGGTAAAGGTCCGGCGCCCGAACATCGAGGACCTGGTCGAGTCCGACCTGCGGGTCATCCGGTGGTCCCTGCCGATCCTGATGTACTTCGTCGACGACTCGCGAGCGTTCTCGCTCGAGAACCTGGCCGACGAGTTCGCGAAGACCATCCGGGAGGAGATGGACTACGAACGCGAGGCGACGATGCTCTCGGAGATCCGGACGAACTTCGCCGACGACGATCGGTTCGTCATCCCGCGCGTGATCGAGAGCCACTCGGGGCCGCGCGTGCTCACGATGGAGTACGTCGAGGGGACGAAGATCACCAGGGTCGAGGAACTCGATCGCAAGGGGATCGACCGCACCGCCGTCGCGGAGAACCTCCAGCGGTCGTACCTCCAGATGATCATCGACGACGGGGTCTTCCACGCCGATCCGCACCCCGGAAACCTCGCGGTGGCCGACGACGGCCGGATCGTCTTCTACGACTTCGGGATGTCCGGCCGGGTCGACGAGTTCGTCCAGGACAAGATCGTCGACTTCTACGTCTCCGTCGCCAACCAGGACATCGACGGGATCCTCGACGCGCTGATCGAGATCGGCACCCTGAGCCCCGATGCCGACCGGGGCGTGATGGCGGAGGTGATGGAGCTGGCGATCGAAGACGCCCGCGGCCGGGACATCGAGCAGTACCGCGTCCAGCAGATCGTCGGCCAGATCGAGGACTCGATCTACGAGTTTCCGTTCCGGCTGCCGAAGAACCTCGCGCTCGTCCTCCGGGTCGCGACCGTCGTCGAGGGCGTCTGCGTGACCCTCGACCCGAACTTCGACTTCATCGCGACCGCGACCGACTACCTGACCGAACGGGGCTACCGCGAGGAATCCGTCCGACAGTACCTGGAAGCGTCGGGCGAGCAACTCCGCCGATCGGCCGAGTCGTTGTCCCGGCTCGCTCCCAAGGCCGAGCGCACGCTCGATCGGCTCGATCGGGACGACCTCTACGTCCGCATCGGCGTCGAGGACTCGAAAGGGGTCTTCGACACGCTCGCAAAGCGGCTGATTTACGGCATGCTGCTGACGATGTCGCTGTTCTCGATGGGCGTCCTCTACGCCCTGGAGGCGCCGCAGGCGTCGATCGTCGCCGCCGTCTTCTCGGTCGCCGTGCTGATTCTACTGTACCGATCGTTCCGCGAACGAACGTCGATCCGCGCGAAACCGCAGTTTACGCGTCAGAATCTCCGGCAGCGGCGTCGCCGGGAGTAG
- a CDS encoding ester cyclase codes for MSSEANKRLARRVPEEIATEGNLDRIDEVLAPDFVEHGPFGQEIRGRDEARDQIQSFLDAFPDFEATVDRILAEEDVVAMAITWRGTHEGEFLGIDPTGREFESETAVFTRIEADEIVERWVHPSPDLFRQLGLLDLP; via the coding sequence ATGAGTAGCGAGGCGAACAAACGGCTCGCCCGTCGCGTTCCGGAGGAGATCGCAACCGAGGGGAACCTCGACCGCATCGACGAGGTGCTGGCACCCGATTTCGTCGAACACGGTCCGTTCGGCCAGGAGATCCGCGGCCGCGACGAAGCGAGAGATCAAATCCAGTCGTTTCTCGACGCGTTTCCGGACTTCGAGGCCACCGTCGATCGGATCCTCGCGGAGGAGGACGTCGTCGCGATGGCCATCACGTGGCGCGGGACCCACGAGGGCGAGTTTCTGGGGATCGACCCGACGGGACGCGAGTTCGAATCGGAAACCGCGGTTTTCACCCGGATCGAAGCCGACGAAATCGTCGAACGGTGGGTTCACCCCTCCCCCGACCTGTTCCGGCAGCTCGGACTGCTCGACCTTCCGTAG